The DNA segment ATTTGATAAGTTTCATAACCTTTAACTTTACTTATTTTTTAATTCCAAATTGCAAAAATACAAATATTTTACAAAATAATACATTTTACTTATAATATTTAAACAAAAATTATTTTTTAATAAACCTTTTATTTAAAATCAAGTAATTCTACTTTAAAAATCAATGTTGATCCCGCTGGAATTGTCTGCATTGCTCTCTCTCCATAACCCAAATCGCATGGAATAACAAATTCATACATAGAACCAACATTCATAAGCTGCAAACCTTCTGTCCAGCCCTTAATAACCTGATTTAAGCCAAATTCTATCGGTTCGCCTCTTTCATAGCTACTATCAAAAATCTTACCGTCAATTAATTTTCCTTCATAATGAACTTTTACAGTGCTTGTGGCTACTGGTTTTTCGCCACTACCTTCTCTTAAAACTTTGTATTGAAGTCCTGACTCTGTTTGCTTCACACCTTCTTTTTTAAGATTAGACTCCATATAACGACGACCTAATTCTTTGTTGGTTGCATAAGTTTTCATATTTTCAAGTTGCTGCTTCATTTGCATTTCTTGCTGAAAGCGAGTCATAATACCTTGTATTTCTTCAGTTGTAAAAATAGTGTCAACACCGTTGCTCGCTGCTCGCAATCCTAAAATTAATTTATCAATATCAACTTCTATTTTATTGTTTTTAAAGCTATTTGCAATATCTCCACCAATAACATAGCTTACAGTGTCTTTAAAAGTATTTAATTCAAGTTCTTGCGTGTTTTTTTTATCTGTTTTACTTGTATTTTTTTGTGCATGACATGAAATCAATGCAATGCCTACAAATATTATTACAAAAAGTTTTTTCATATATTATTATTTAATTGGTTCAAAATATCCTACCTCGCGTTTTTCTTTTGAGGCATTTTTTGCAAAGTTCAAAAAATCATCAACAATATCTTTTCTTTTTGCTTTTTCGCTAAAAATAAAAAAATGCTTCCTTACTAGTTTTTCATCATACAAGCCTTTTGCATAAGATTTTTCGAGCATTTTTATATCATCAAAAATTAATTCATCATCATCGGCGATGCCGTTTGAATTTAAGTCAATTGGAATGATATATATGTCGCCATTTCTTCTTCCAGAAGTTTTTGAATACGCATCTCTGCTGCTAATAAACGAAACAGCTCCCTTATCTGACAAGATACTTGAATGAATCTCTTTTTCAGAAAACACACGTTCAACATTTTTATTTATTTCAGAATTTAAAAACAATTTCACAAAATTATTGAAATTTGTATTATCTGGAGCAGCAAATGCTTTTATTAAAACATTTTCAGACCTTTTTGAAATTTGATCCCACGATTTCAAGCTCCCTGAAATAAATATTTCTTGCAATTGTTTTGGGGCAATTCCCATCATTGTTAATGTTTGAAGCGCTGGATTATAAAAATTAACAGCAAGCACAAGCAAATCAACTGCAATCACACTTGAATTATATCCTGCAAGCGGATTTTCATTCCCTCCAACAAAAACAACTTGAGCTTCCCCGTTATCAATCATTTTTTTTATGTCCGAAGCAGAACATTCTCTTACCTCAATATCAATTTGCGGATTTTTAATTTCATACGAAGCTGCTATTTGTTTTGCTAAATCAAACGATTCTTCTGCTGCCGCAACCACAATTTTTCCTGCTGCAATTTTGTCATCAGAAGCGTTCTTCCCTCCGTTATTACATGCAAACGCAAAAAACAACGATAAAAAAAATATTACCAATAATCTCCTATGCATATCTATATTTTTTGCAAATTTAATCAAAGAAATTTAGAAATTAAAAAAACTTCATTGTATAATAACGAATGTTTTTTTGAAATTATTGTTGATAATAATTTTATTTTTGTAAAAAAAATGGTTTTAATAAAAAAAGTTAACGGAATATTGCCGAAATGGGGTAAAGAGTGCGTGTTTGCCGAAAATGCAACAATTACTGGTGATGTAATTATTGGAGATAAATGTAGCGTGTGGTTCAATGCGGTTATTCGAGGAGATGTTCATTCTATAAGAATCGGAAATAATGTGAACATTCAAGATAATGTAATAATTCATTGCACCTATAAAAAAAGCGATGTGTCCATTGGCGATAATGTTTCAATAGCTCATGGAGCAATAATTCATGGATGTAAAATCAAAAATAATGTTTTAATTGGAATGGGAGCGATTATAATGGATGATGTAATTATTGAAGACAATTGCATAATAGCTGCTGGAGCCATTGTAACAAAAGGAACACATGTTCAGGAAGGAAGTGTTTTCGCCGGAATCCCTGCAAAAAAAATAAAACAAGTTGATAAAACATTGCTTCAAGACGAAATTCAAAGAATATCAAACAACTATAATATTTATGCCAGCTGGTATGATGATGGAATATAAACCATTTTTTTATGTTTTTTATTAAAATATTTTATTAAATACTTTGGAAATTTAAAAAATTATGTAAATTTGCTCGTTACTTACAAAAAAAGATATGTCAACAAGTACAGGAAAAATTTCACAAATCATAGGTCCAGTAATTGATGTTGTTTTTGAACATGAAGACGACCTTCCAAACATTTATAATGCATTAACCGTTGAAACTGAAAATGGTGGACAACTTGTTTTAGAATGCCAACAAGATATAGGCGAAAACACGGTTAGAACAATTGCCATGGATGCTACAGACGGATTGTATAGAGGAATGACCGTTATAAACACAGGAAAACCAATATCCATGCCCATTGGCGACCAAATTAATGGAAGACTTTTTAATGTAATTGGAGAAGCTGTGGACGGTTTGCCTAAAGTATCTAGAGAAAGAACTTATGAAATTCACAGGGAACCTCCTAAATTTGAAGATTTAAGCACTTCCTCAGAAGTATTATATACTGGTATTAAGGTAATTGACCTAATTGAACCATATTCAAAAGGTGGTAAAATTGGTCTGTTTGGCGGTGCCGGAGTAGGAAAAACTGTATTAATCCAAGAGTTAATCAATAATATTGCAAAACAATATAGTGGTTTCTCTGTATTTGCAGGCGTTGGAGAACGTACCAGAGAAGGAAATGACCTTTTAAGAGAAATGATAGAAGCTGGACTTGTAAATTACGGAGATGAATTTATAAAAAGTATGAAAGAAGGCGGCTGGGACCTTTCAAAAGTTGACATGGAAAACTTAAAAAGCAGCTTGCTTTCAATGGTGTTTGGACAAATGAACGAACCACCAGGAGCTAGAGCTAGAGTTGCTCTTAGTGGATTAACCGTTGCTGAATATTTCCGCGATGGAGACGACAAATCAGGCGGTCGTGATATACTTTTCTTTATTGATAACATTTTTAGATTTACTCAAGCTGGCTCTGAAGTATCAGCCTTATTAGGTCGTATGCCATCAGCTGTAGGTTATCAACCAACACTTGCAACAGAAATGGGTATCATGCAAGAACGTATTACTTCTACAAAACGAGGCTCTATAACATCGGTTCAAGCTGTTTACGTTCCTGCCGATGACTTAACAGACCCTGCTCCAGCTACAACTTTTGCTCACTTAGATGCAACAACAGTTCTTAGTCGTAAAATTTCTGAGTTAGGAATTTATCCTGCTGTTGACCCACTTGATTCAACATCAAGAATTCTTGACCCAAATATTGTTGGCGAAGATCATTATAACACAGCTCAACGTGTAAAAAATATTTTACAAAGACTTAAAGAATTACAAGATATTATTGCTATTCTTGGAATGGATGAGTTGTCAGAAGAAGATAAATTGGTTGTTCATAGAGCTAGACGTGTACAACGTTTCCTCTCTCAACCTTTCTTTGTTGCAACACAATTTACAGGAATTCAAGGTGTATTTGTAAATATTGAAGATACTATAAAAGGCTTTAAAATGATTCTTGACGGTGAAGTAGATGAATATCCAGAATCTGCTTTTAACCTTGTAGGAACTATTGAAGAGGCTATAGAAAAAGGTCGTAAAATTCTTGAACAATCTAAATAATTTTTCATGCAAATTGAAGTTATTAGTCCATCAAAGCAACTGTTTTCTGCCGAAATTGAAATGGCTCAATTCCCCGGCGTTAATGGGTCTTTTCAGGTACTAAAAAACCACGCACCCATTATTGCTTTAATTAGTGCTGGTAATATTAGAGTTAGAAAAAATGATGGGAAAGAAGAAGACATTGCTGTTAAAGGTGGTGTAGTTGAAGTTCAAAATAATAAAATTCTCGTTTTAGCAGAATAAGTAAATTTTGCTAACATTGTTAATTAACATAACAAATTAAATACTTTTATTATGTTAAAAAATATTGTTTTTATATTTCTATTGTTTATTGTAAACTCTTCTTTTGCTCAAGAAAATGTTACTGATAATATTAAAATAACCAGCGACGGGAAAACATTAACTATCCAAATAAATGACGAAAGAGCTAACAAATATGGGTTGTTAATTTATAAAACACACGAAGATATCAAAGTAAATGAAGTTAATATAACTATAAATCCTTATAAAATAGACATAAGCAATTGGGAGCCTTCAGTATATCATATAAAAATTGATTATGCTCGCGAAACTCTATTTAGACGCTATGAAATTATAAAATAATTTTTCATTTATTACATTTTACACAAAGCGACCACTACGCACAACTTGCTGATCATCAATGTTTTACAAATGGCAAGCGGTTGGATGAACAACAATTTATAACTTATAATACAATTTAGCTCTTATCCCAAAACTAACAGGCGAATCTGTTTTCTTTTCTCCATAATAAAAAGGTGAAAGACCATATCTGTAAACAGGTTCTAAGCCAAAAGAAAGATTATAATTTGTATTATACATTACTCCAGCTTTGAATATGAAAGACTGTATTTTCTTATTTTGCTCAAAAGTATTTACCTCCCACGAAACAGGATTTATGCCTTCTTCCTGCTCAAATTTCTCAATATCAAGTGTTTTGTTTTTTACCAAAAAAGAAAAAGCAAATCCGCTTTCAGCATAGAAAGAAACACGTCTTAAATCTTTCTGAAATCCAAATGTAAGCGGTATTTCTATAAAAGAATATTTATTTTTAAAATTTTTATTATAAACAATGTTAACTGAGTCATAAGCATAAGAAAAATTTATCCTCCCTATATCAACAGGACGATCAGACTTAATAGGAATATCCATTTTTGATGTTGAATTGCTATCAGAATATTTTGAACCTTCAGAGTGTGTAATTGTGTATGAGTAATTATTATTTACTAAAAAACTAGTTAAATTCGACCCAAGGCTTAAATACAAATCTCCAAAATGAAAAGCAAAATCCAATTCCGTATTAAATGATGGCACTGTTGATTCAATACCTGGAATATTAAATTTTAAAAAGTCGCATCCCATATTAAAACCTAAACTAAACCAAGTTGGTATTACATAATTATCATCAAAAGGATTGGAATTTTTTAATGATAAAGCACCTATATTATTAGCAAAATCGTAATTAATTGGGCTTGTTTGTAATAATTTCATTTTTTGCAAAACATCTGTTTTAGAAAAAACTTTATTCTCATCTTGGCTGTTTTCAATATTCACATTAGCTTCACTGGCTTGCAATTCATTATAATAGTTAGGGTGAGATTTATTTACAAATGTTTCTGCAATATTATTTAAGGTAATATTATTATTTTGTAAATTATTTTCATTTACAGAGTTTATTTTGCTTATATTATTTTCAAAAGGAAAATTTATTGGAATTTCAGTTACACTACTAAGCAATGGCATAGCACTAATTCCATCTTTATCATTAATTTCTTTTTGTGCAATTTTATTTGCATTTTTTATGTTTTCACTTGATGGGTTTAGTAAAACTAAAGCAGAAACCATTGCAGCAGAAGATATTGTCCAAATAATTGGCTTGAAAATGCTAGCTATCAACGAAGAAGAAACTGTTGTTGTAACAGCTATTCCCGCAGCTATTTTCTTCCACGAATTTTCAGAAGGTTCTTCTTTTAAATCTTCAAGACCTTCTGAAAAAAGCTTGTCTAAATCATTGTCATGCAATTTGTTCATAGCATACTGCATTTATTAATTTTAGTTTTTCTTGAAGAACTTTTCTTGCTCTTGAAAGCTGTGATTTTGAAGTATTTTCACTAAT comes from the Bacteroidales bacterium genome and includes:
- a CDS encoding FKBP-type peptidyl-prolyl cis-trans isomerase, translating into MKKLFVIIFVGIALISCHAQKNTSKTDKKNTQELELNTFKDTVSYVIGGDIANSFKNNKIEVDIDKLILGLRAASNGVDTIFTTEEIQGIMTRFQQEMQMKQQLENMKTYATNKELGRRYMESNLKKEGVKQTESGLQYKVLREGSGEKPVATSTVKVHYEGKLIDGKIFDSSYERGEPIEFGLNQVIKGWTEGLQLMNVGSMYEFVIPCDLGYGERAMQTIPAGSTLIFKVELLDFK
- a CDS encoding gamma carbonic anhydrase family protein, with translation MVLIKKVNGILPKWGKECVFAENATITGDVIIGDKCSVWFNAVIRGDVHSIRIGNNVNIQDNVIIHCTYKKSDVSIGDNVSIAHGAIIHGCKIKNNVLIGMGAIIMDDVIIEDNCIIAAGAIVTKGTHVQEGSVFAGIPAKKIKQVDKTLLQDEIQRISNNYNIYASWYDDGI
- a CDS encoding F0F1 ATP synthase subunit beta, whose translation is MSTSTGKISQIIGPVIDVVFEHEDDLPNIYNALTVETENGGQLVLECQQDIGENTVRTIAMDATDGLYRGMTVINTGKPISMPIGDQINGRLFNVIGEAVDGLPKVSRERTYEIHREPPKFEDLSTSSEVLYTGIKVIDLIEPYSKGGKIGLFGGAGVGKTVLIQELINNIAKQYSGFSVFAGVGERTREGNDLLREMIEAGLVNYGDEFIKSMKEGGWDLSKVDMENLKSSLLSMVFGQMNEPPGARARVALSGLTVAEYFRDGDDKSGGRDILFFIDNIFRFTQAGSEVSALLGRMPSAVGYQPTLATEMGIMQERITSTKRGSITSVQAVYVPADDLTDPAPATTFAHLDATTVLSRKISELGIYPAVDPLDSTSRILDPNIVGEDHYNTAQRVKNILQRLKELQDIIAILGMDELSEEDKLVVHRARRVQRFLSQPFFVATQFTGIQGVFVNIEDTIKGFKMILDGEVDEYPESAFNLVGTIEEAIEKGRKILEQSK
- the atpC gene encoding ATP synthase F1 subunit epsilon; translation: MQIEVISPSKQLFSAEIEMAQFPGVNGSFQVLKNHAPIIALISAGNIRVRKNDGKEEDIAVKGGVVEVQNNKILVLAE